In Desertibacillus haloalkaliphilus, a single genomic region encodes these proteins:
- the minD gene encoding septum site-determining protein MinD, which yields MGEAIVITSGKGGVGKTTTSANIGTALALSGKKVCLVDTDIGLRNLDVVMGLENRIIYDLVDVIEGRCRVKQALIKDKRFECLALLPAAQTKDKTAVDPDHMREIIEELKREYDYVLIDCPAGIEQGFKNAISGADKAIVVTTPETSSVRDADRIIGLLEQEDIEPPRLVVNRIRGHMMKNGDMLDVDEIVSVLAIELLGIVVDDDNVIKASNKGEPIAMEPNTKASIAYRNIARRILGETVPLLSLEENSGVFSKVKKFFGIR from the coding sequence GTGGGAGAGGCAATTGTCATTACTTCAGGTAAGGGAGGCGTTGGTAAAACAACGACTTCGGCAAATATTGGGACAGCCCTTGCGCTTTCCGGAAAAAAAGTGTGTCTTGTCGATACCGATATTGGCTTGCGTAATTTAGATGTCGTTATGGGTCTAGAAAACCGCATTATTTATGATTTAGTTGATGTCATTGAAGGACGCTGCCGCGTGAAACAAGCACTAATTAAGGATAAGAGGTTTGAGTGCTTAGCATTACTGCCAGCTGCGCAAACAAAAGATAAAACAGCCGTTGATCCAGATCATATGCGCGAGATCATCGAGGAATTAAAGCGTGAGTATGATTATGTGTTAATCGATTGCCCAGCCGGAATTGAGCAAGGGTTCAAAAATGCCATTTCAGGAGCAGATAAGGCGATTGTTGTCACAACCCCGGAAACGTCATCGGTTCGAGATGCCGATCGGATTATCGGGTTATTAGAGCAAGAAGATATTGAACCACCACGACTAGTTGTCAATCGTATTCGTGGGCATATGATGAAAAACGGAGACATGTTAGATGTCGATGAAATTGTGTCTGTGCTTGCAATTGAACTTCTCGGCATTGTCGTTGATGATGATAATGTCATCAAAGCCTCAAACAAAGGTGAACCGATTGCGATGGAACCAAATACAAAAGCGTCTATCGCGTACCGAAACATCGCACGACGAATATTAGGGGAAACAGTACCTCTTCTATCTCTTGAGGAAAATAGTGGTGTCTTTTCAAAAGTGAAGAAATTCTTTGGGATACGTTAA
- the minC gene encoding septum site-determining protein MinC produces the protein MTQTKHYVTIKGTKDGLILMLDDRCSYAELIKELDEKLSSNHYQLTDGPQVSVKVSIGNRYLTDEQESDLKQVIVENKNLHVEQIDSNVISKVEAENIRKQSQIVSIARIIRSGQVLEITGDLLLIGDVNPGGTVIATGNIFVMGALKGVAHAGCHGDKQSVIASSYMAATQLRIAELVKYAPDHTEPVGYEMECAYIDGTEDEITLERVQQLTQLRPNLTRLESYRN, from the coding sequence ATGACACAAACAAAACATTATGTAACAATAAAAGGAACCAAAGATGGCCTTATTCTGATGTTAGATGACCGATGTTCGTATGCTGAACTGATCAAAGAATTAGATGAAAAGCTATCATCTAACCATTATCAATTAACTGATGGACCGCAAGTAAGTGTGAAAGTTTCGATTGGTAACCGTTATTTAACTGATGAACAAGAGTCAGACTTAAAACAAGTCATAGTTGAGAATAAAAATTTGCATGTTGAGCAAATTGATTCGAATGTGATCAGTAAGGTTGAGGCTGAGAATATACGAAAACAGTCACAAATCGTTTCAATTGCTAGAATCATCCGCTCTGGACAAGTTCTTGAAATTACAGGTGATTTATTGCTTATTGGCGATGTCAATCCAGGAGGGACGGTCATCGCAACAGGGAACATTTTTGTTATGGGTGCTTTAAAAGGCGTGGCTCATGCAGGTTGTCATGGTGACAAGCAGTCAGTGATCGCGTCATCCTATATGGCGGCGACTCAGCTTCGGATTGCCGAGTTGGTCAAATATGCACCGGATCATACGGAGCCGGTTGGATATGAAATGGAATGTGCATACATAGATGGAACTGAGGATGAAATTACGCTTGAACGGGTTCAACAGTTAACACAATTAAGACCAAATTTAACTAGATTAGAGAGTTATAGAAATTGA